One Nymphaea colorata isolate Beijing-Zhang1983 chromosome 12, ASM883128v2, whole genome shotgun sequence genomic window, TGTTAGTCTTTGGAACTGGAGGTGAATCATATTAAAAGATGCGGAATGACAGGCTATGCGCGCCTTGTCGAATCCGCTCTAATTGGCATTTCCAAAAGGATTTTATTTGGAAGTTGTAAAAAGTATATTCTTTATTCTTGCTCTATGCGCCGTCGATTCAGCTCCCTATATCAGTCCCGGCATTGTTCTGCGGACCGATACACACACATACGACACTGAACATGACTTTTACGTAAAAATACTTGATGCTACTTACGTTGACGCATATTTATAGTCCTTGTGAACTGGGCAAGACAGTTTACTCAATATAGAACGTAATTTTTGCTTGAGAATCCGGGCACTTTGCTGCAAGCCTGCAATATGGCTGTATTTCGAGGAACAGATGGAACTCATAAAGAACTTACTGTCGTAGATGAACCTTTGACCGCAAATTAAGTGCAAAGACCGGTTTTATtttagcgagagagagagagttgctaCGATCACCTCTCGGCTCGTCTTTAATCGTCACTAATATGGACAAAGGCCCAGGTTATTTTACATGAACACCTCTCAACTAGAAAAGAACAATTGCACATATGATGACCACCAAAACTGCTTATTTGAACTATAGAAGAGACAGGCTCTGAAGAAAGCTTCTTCTTCTGGATATGTGCGCCATGGAAAAAGGGACTTTCGCTGCCTTAAAATCAGTTATTTATCCCTGTAGCCAAAAGTAAAGGACAGCCATTCCCAGGAACAAAAGCTTCACCAAAGTACTTCTTAGCTGCTAAACTTCTGTTCTGTGCTTGGGGAGGCCTACATTCAGAACCAACTAAAATTAGAAAGTGGCCAATGTTGAAAaccatttttcttctattctaaATAGACAAGAGCCAAGACAAAAGATTGTTGGGAGCTTTTGATAGGTAAACGTTCATATGGTCAATAGTGATAATTGGGTACAACAAAACAGAACAACCAAATGACCTTACGGTCAGATATTAGTAGTTCTAattctaaaagaaaaacataatcaCTTATAGTGACAAGAAATGCATCATAAGAATCTCTCCAGAACTTCCTTTGCCTCTTAAGCAGGCAGAGACCAAGAACTTATGGTAGATGTTATTGTAGTATTTTGTatgacaacagaaaaaaatCATAGCGGAATATGCACATAAAATCAGCCAGAAAGAAGACCAGATCCATTACAGAtgaaaatatgtatatattttggAATATGAGAGTTCCTAATTTCTAACTACAATTAAAGAAAAGCTGTGATTCAAACGCAAGATTGTCAAAATCATCTTATCTTTGAAGTTTGTGGTCCTGTTGACACAGACAAATACCCCCTATGTTCTTCGTTCTCCTTTATGGAGAAGGTTTCCTTCATCAATGTAATATATTTGTAACCAGAAAGCACAGGGAAGGAACTGAATCTAGAGGCAGAATCTCAATATCTAAAACCAAAACTAATCTCAAGACAACTTGGTTAACTatcttaaaaattttagtcCCTTGATCAGTTCCATCTTGAGAGCAGTTTGACGGTTCCTATGACTCGGGTTGCCTTCTTTGACATTTGAGGGCGTTACTGCCATCAATCACTAGATGAACAATATGCTGCACGTAGTTAGTTCAAGTGACAATCTACTGAACCAGCTTAGTTCCGAATTAAGAATGAACACCAAAGGCATGTTTCAACTAATATTGCAGTCCAAGACCTGTCTTATCTTCTACCATCCTATTGGTTAATGTTAACCTTGAGTGTTACAGTCCAAGACCTGTCTCATCTTCTACCATCCTATTGGTTAATGTTAACCGTGCACAATAACAATTCAATCAGGACTTTTTGCAAAAGTTTCCTACTGGCATTGTGCTAGCAGTTCACATCTCAAGCATTTTTTATATGCAGAGGcaacaaatatcaaaataatactGCAATGCTAACTGTTACTCTGTGCACAGGTGTTGCAGACTGGGATCTGCATGTTCTATGCATAAGAGAGTCAATCTGGTAACCcaaatatttgatgatgataaCAATCAATAATGAAAAACTGCAGGTTCCAAGAACACTAACCCCAATTGAAGTCACAAAACTGCACACTGCACATTTCACTGATCGTGCTCCATATTGATACATCAGCAACATTTGGCAGTTTCCACAGTTCACGTGCGCAACCTGATTTGCTGCAAGAAGAAAAGATGTCCGTGAGCGATGAACTATCATCACTTTCATTAGACATAAGAATCTATACAGGTAGTCAGGTACCAATAAACATTTCATCCTATAGGATCGGAGTAACAAAAGATGATTGCAAAATGGTCCCTCTCTAACAGTACAAAGACCAATTAATGAACCTGGTTAATAACAAGTGCAAACCAAACAACGGAAACATGCTGAAAGCAGCTCTCAGACACATAGGTTAAAGTATCCCCATAAAGAAAGCTGTAGACCTGCAGATATTCAACATCATCTTGCATGGCcaaccaatacaagtgagaacCTGTGGTTTCTTTTTTAACAATGCACAGTGGTTAAAGAAAAATCTACAGTTTCATGCTTGACctttctttcataatttttcaatCTGGAAACAGAAGTCAGGCCTGAGCAAAGATAATCCAGATCTCATTTTCAGTAAATGAAAGTCAATTCCACTTAAGTTAGAAAGAGGATATAGTAATGCATGTTTTGTCTTACAAATTTTCCAGGTCTAGATGCAGGCTAACTGATACGGGTGTCCAAACTATAAGACCAGCACATAACAAGATAGCTGAAGTTGCAAACTGACCATAAGCGAGCAAACAAGGTTCCGAGTCTCTAGCAATCAAGGACTGAAATAGATGACTTCCTATTCCAGTGTTTATGTGCATAAGTGTTGATTCAAATGATTAAATGACTGCTATATGTACTGATAGTGGTCTATACATGCAGCTCTGTGAAAGTAGGGTAGCTTATCTACCAAACCTTTTTACGATTGTTCTTCCAAGTTACGGAGTTTTTCTGTCAATGTTCATATATGATCAAGGATGACTTACATTTTGTTCCTTGAATAGAGATGGACAAAATACAACACACGGTTGAATGGGCACATGATAGGACAAATTGCATTGTCTTCCAGCATTTTGAATAACTATTTTTATCTTTGACAAAATAGCAAATAAGTTGAATAGTTCGCATACCTTCAAGAGCAAGGTTAATGGTATGACAACAAGAGCACTGCACACTTGTCGCACCACGGATGTACATCAAAAGAGTATGGCAGCCACCACAGACCAACTGAGCCATTTCCGTGCCTGTTGCAAAATATGTctagttttgtaaaaacaaaaagaaatcagACTATCTAAAAAGGCAACCTACGGATATTGATAAGAAGATACACACAATAACAAGAGAAGATAGAGGAAATATAGGGATTTCTCTTGTTTAAAAACTTAACATGCCTACCTCTGGTTTGTCATCTTCCGGGAGGCAGATGTGTGAAAAAAGCACACAAAAGTGATCGTACCTTGGGACCTCCACTATCTTGGGACCTCCACTATCAAACTTTTATTGCAAGCCCTCAAGAGCCAAATCACTAAAAATTGGGGCCATAAAGCTAAAGGGACATATTGGGAGCGTAATAACTACCAGTTCCAGTTTTAAGTGTCTCACTATTCTGAATGAACTTTTGGGACGCATATACAATTCCATCACACCAAGATGGTGTTCTGCTAAGGTTATCTGACCTAGATGCTCCTCGAACACATCAATATCCATTATTATTCAACAAATGCATTCATAAAAGGTTTTACAAACTACAATTGCCATGCACCTCTTGActcttttctgtattttgtgTGGCACTCACAAAGTACTTTGTAATTGGAGCATGACCTAAATGAACTACGACAAGATATTCCTAATAAATGCTAGCACATATCAGATAccttttgttattatttttcacCGTTTTGACCTCATTGAGAGGAGAAACCTTTtctattcaaaaattttttatagTGGAAACAAGAAGATTGTTTGTGGAAAATTGTGCACACGCATATGCAGATAGTTTCTTCTTGTGATCACAATATTTAGCACTCCCAGGATTGTCATCTGATATCAGATGCAACTCCAGCTGCTTTAAACAGAAAATTGGCCCCAAGTGACCAATACACATATGGCCCACTCGCAGAAAGCACCCCATAGCTATATGAAAATATCAGAACCTCTTATGGCTAAAAATTAATCAGATTAACAAGAACAACAGACCTGTAAACATTCATAACAACCACTTACATTGGGTTACAAGAAGTTGAGATGAAGTATCAGACTGCTTTTATACCACAACCATAAGAACAGGTAATGGAACAAGGTAACTGCTGAACATACCAGGGGGTGGGACTGCAGTCACTGCATTGCAAACTGCACAACACACAGATGATGCTCCAAGAGGATAGAGAAGAAGATTCCGACAGCCTGAACATACTAACTGGCTCTGCACACCTAAGAAATGTGCACATCACAAATTGAGTTAGTTATGAATCTGATTTATTGCCTACACATTCACGGTAAGACAAGACCATGGAATAGCAAGAAAACCTCACAAACAAGCATGAGAAGAAACTCGTAACAGTGGGAGACTCTGGGTAAATCTAACATGGTGGGCCCCCAGTTTAGTTGCTGCAATGTATCATTTTACAGTCTGACACGGTATCTGGACAATTATGAACAAGCAATAAAAACCTTAGATTGCTAAGACAATCTATGGTCCTTCCGGCATACCACATCCACAAAACAGACTGctacagaaaaaaaatgataactaGATCCAGCAAACTCGAATATGGAAGATAGATAGCCCAGAAATTCATCATAGACAACACCGTGTTTTCATCTGCATACCAGAATCACAAAATATGGGcagacaagaaaacaaattgatGGATGGTCACAGCCAAACAGATGACTAGATGATAGCCCAAAAATTCAAGTTTCTATACGTATGGTAGCTCACATTACAATCTCGTCAGAAAAATTGTGGAAATAATGAAGATTGTTTACCGTTTGGAGGAGTGAAGGGCACCGGTGGAGATGGGTATGGTGCAAGCGGTACCGGCATTGCTTCGAGTTACGAATGCTCTATTCTTCTCGGAAAGCTATAAACCTTGCCGGCCTAAGAGAGTTGAAAATACAAGTCCCTCATTGTACATACAATCTGCATAAACAAACAAAGATCATTAGAGCAGAAAAGAAGCGCAAACCAACCCCATCATGGGATATTAATCGTCCTTGTGCGTCTATGGCGGAAAATGGTTAGTAAGACCTTGTGAATGCAGAACATTTACTCGAAAGAGTAGGAATGCCAGTAAAGCCATTTCATGCAACCAATGCAAGACCCAACTTGGGTTCCAAAACAGAACACCAGTAGGAAAATACAGAGAACAGAGCCGAAGAAAGTAATAGCAGGCTCTATGTTCCTTCAGATTTCTGCTACCCAACTGAACCGATAGGAAAATGGATAGCTGTTTTGTATTCTCAATGAATTGGACTGTCCAATTCCCACAGCAATTTGCATATACAGGCTAAAGGTTGCAAgctggagaaaaaaaaaaagttacatgacGATGAAATTCGGACACAAAGCGCAATATCATTAGAGCTGTAACGTACCATTTGCTTCTACTGTGCGAAATGATAGATGCCTTCGTAAGCGTGAATATTCTGATGACTCAAGATGACTGAGAACCCGAGTCCCCCCTTGCACTATGAACCAGTATATATACGCAAAACTTGAGGGGaggggagaaagaaaataatatcaaaaagaaggaaaatcaaGGCCAGACTCAAGTTTGTCTCGTTGAAGAAAGATTAGAACTAATCATATGCAAGGAAGACCCACCAGAAAGAGTCAAGGAATAGTATGATAATGTGTTATTTCAGTAGAAGGACAAGGAACCCAATTCTTACTATGGATGAACGTCGCAGACTTTATAGTCTTGCAGTTGACGTTGATACGAGATGGTTGAGATAGAGGCACGGTGGTGAGTGGGTTTTACTCTTGTTTTCTCATACTTGTGTAACTATTCAAGAAAGatggcgagagagagagacggagagaagCACTATTTGGTGGTACGTCTCCATTTCAGCACTGTCAGACCAACCCCACTTCTTCATGCCATAAATTTTCTCCGATTTTCCCTCACTTTTATCCCATAAATAACAAGATAATATCATAACACCTAACCCAATCCGGTCATGAAGGCAATTACAGATATGCCCATCCTCTAGCAATTTGCAACAAagcatgagagaaaaaaaaagttgtagcCGTGTAACCAGAGGGAAGACATGAGTGCTGCCATTCTCCAATGTTCCAACCAGCCTGAACGATTGCTCATCCATGTTCAGAAACCAGCGGGTGAGGCTGCATTTTTCAGTCACCAATCTGGAAAACTGGGTTTCGTGTCAATATCGTGTTAACAGCtccacaacaagaaaaatcatctCATACTAGAACTAGAAC contains:
- the LOC116266062 gene encoding protein LSD1 yields the protein MPVPLAPYPSPPVPFTPPNGVQSQLVCSGCRNLLLYPLGASSVCCAVCNAVTAVPPPGTEMAQLVCGGCHTLLMYIRGATSVQCSCCHTINLALEANQVAHVNCGNCQMLLMYQYGARSVKCAVCSFVTSIGASPSTEQKFSS